The following are encoded together in the Bradyrhizobium sp. CCGUVB1N3 genome:
- a CDS encoding GIY-YIG nuclease family protein has translation MTEAVQALANLLEHLGAPFTLPEDWIILCDNNDLKHMPRAKAKQLLAKAKKETARRWLAARFDPSDMEQELFEDSGDESEVFDDRQLKQRAINSIDDAVSTITSSREAYAKLRNGTDQPLAHEATVARLAYGYPKERPERMDCFDDDVRRQCLRVINEIYSRPVKPSGSVVYLISTDNPAFVKIGFTTRLEDRLRSLRTASHVEPTIHLTIPGTQSLEQELHSRFEAARFNREWFRLTDDIKTFIASQKEG, from the coding sequence ATGACGGAAGCGGTTCAGGCCCTGGCCAACTTGCTGGAGCATCTCGGCGCGCCTTTCACGTTGCCGGAAGACTGGATCATCCTCTGCGACAACAATGATCTGAAGCACATGCCGCGGGCGAAGGCAAAGCAGTTGCTGGCGAAGGCGAAAAAGGAAACCGCGCGCCGATGGCTGGCTGCGCGCTTCGATCCCAGCGACATGGAGCAGGAACTGTTCGAAGACTCCGGCGACGAAAGCGAAGTCTTTGACGACAGGCAGTTGAAGCAGCGTGCAATCAACTCAATCGATGATGCGGTGTCCACTATCACGTCATCACGTGAGGCGTATGCAAAGCTAAGGAACGGCACCGATCAGCCGCTAGCGCACGAAGCGACTGTGGCGCGCCTAGCATATGGTTATCCAAAGGAACGGCCTGAGCGGATGGACTGCTTTGATGACGATGTGCGTCGCCAGTGCCTGCGTGTCATCAACGAGATCTATAGCCGTCCCGTGAAGCCATCCGGTTCGGTGGTCTATCTGATCAGTACAGACAATCCGGCATTCGTGAAGATCGGCTTTACTACCCGCCTTGAGGACAGATTGAGGTCGCTGCGGACGGCGTCGCATGTCGAGCCGACCATTCACCTGACGATCCCCGGCACGCAATCACTCGAACAAGAGCTTCACTCACGCTTCGAAGCAGCGCGTTTCAATCGCGAATGGTTCCGGCTGACCGACGACATTAAGACATTCATTGCTTCGCAGAAAGAAGGCTGA
- a CDS encoding ArdC-like ssDNA-binding domain-containing protein: MRTDVYRKITDHIVRELEKRARPWHQPRKVEHSAGRITRPLRGNGIW, from the coding sequence ATGAGAACTGACGTTTATCGGAAGATCACCGATCACATCGTTCGCGAACTTGAAAAACGTGCGCGGCCCTGGCACCAGCCGAGGAAGGTCGAGCACAGCGCAGGGCGCATCACGCGGCCCTTGCGCGGCAACGGCATTTGGTAG
- a CDS encoding Fic family protein, with product MNLIYLHDIIQVMTISAEDKKEDIDGTVDRGEVVFSMEPLLIGEDSRHRSELTDLAVDLAGKSAGFKRSLPQNLLGALADLVRAMNCYYSNLIEGHDTHPVDIERALRNDYSADPEKRDLQLEATAHIAVQRWIDEGNFRGRAVTTDGIRDIHRRFCEHLPDDMLWIEEPDTKERIRVVPGELRLRDVKVGRHVAVSPGAVPRFLAHFEKTFSRVGKTDAILAAAAAHHRLLWIHPFVDGNGRVTRLMSHAMLSEALDTGAVWSADRGLARNDGAYKEHLAQCDLARRNDLDGRGSLSEEALASFTRFFLETCIDQVNFMESLMQPDRLRTRILLWAEEEIRVNKLPPKAGAVLEAILYRGELPRGDVAGLLGLTPRHARRIVSELLGRGVLSSKGPRDPLLPAFPAALASRWMPGLFPEHADE from the coding sequence GTGAATTTAATATATCTGCATGATATTATTCAGGTTATGACAATTTCTGCAGAGGACAAGAAAGAGGACATCGACGGGACCGTCGACCGCGGCGAGGTAGTCTTCTCTATGGAACCGCTCTTGATCGGAGAGGATTCCCGGCACCGGAGCGAGCTTACGGATTTGGCTGTCGATCTGGCGGGCAAGTCTGCCGGTTTCAAGAGAAGCCTGCCGCAGAACCTGTTGGGTGCGTTGGCAGATCTGGTCCGTGCGATGAACTGCTACTACAGCAATCTCATCGAGGGACACGATACTCATCCGGTCGACATCGAGCGCGCACTCAGGAACGATTACAGTGCGGATCCTGAGAAGCGCGATCTTCAGCTTGAGGCGACCGCGCACATTGCCGTGCAGCGCTGGATTGATGAGGGCAATTTTCGTGGTCGCGCTGTGACCACGGATGGTATCCGCGACATTCACCGCCGCTTCTGCGAACATCTTCCTGATGACATGCTCTGGATCGAGGAGCCTGACACGAAAGAACGGATTCGTGTCGTGCCTGGCGAATTGCGGCTTCGTGACGTCAAGGTGGGGCGCCATGTCGCCGTCAGTCCGGGCGCCGTTCCCCGTTTTCTCGCGCATTTCGAGAAGACTTTTAGCAGGGTCGGCAAGACGGACGCCATCCTGGCTGCGGCGGCAGCGCATCATCGCCTCCTATGGATTCATCCGTTCGTGGATGGAAATGGCCGCGTCACACGCCTGATGTCGCATGCGATGCTGTCAGAGGCGCTCGATACGGGCGCTGTTTGGTCCGCGGATCGCGGGCTTGCTCGAAATGACGGCGCCTATAAGGAGCATCTCGCGCAATGCGATCTTGCGCGACGCAACGACCTGGATGGTCGCGGCAGCCTCAGCGAGGAAGCACTCGCGTCATTCACCCGGTTCTTCCTTGAGACCTGCATTGACCAAGTAAACTTCATGGAATCGCTCATGCAGCCTGATCGGCTGCGCACGCGCATATTGCTGTGGGCGGAGGAGGAAATTCGCGTCAACAAGCTGCCCCCCAAGGCAGGTGCGGTGCTTGAAGCAATCCTCTATCGCGGCGAGCTTCCGCGCGGCGATGTAGCCGGCCTTCTCGGCCTGACGCCACGTCATGCCCGACGTATCGTCTCTGAACTTCTCGGCCGCGGCGTCCTCAGCTCAAAAGGGCCACGTGATCCATTGTTGCCTGCGTTTCCCGCCGCCCTCGCCTCGCGGTGGATGCCGGGATTGTTTCCGGAGCACGCAGATGAGTGA
- a CDS encoding PAS domain-containing methyl-accepting chemotaxis protein has translation MFGLFKQGELEKAAAIDRSQAVVSFKLDGTIERANEHFLGAMGYTLTEIEGGHHSMFVDPAERDCSSYQEFWTRLNRGECQAGQFRRIAKGGREVWMLASYNPVLDEKGTPFAVVTFATDVTNQKLEAIDTSGQIEAIGRSQAVIEFGMDGAIVTANENFLKAVGYSLSEIQGKHHNLFVAADERNSPAYRDFWAHLNRGGYQAGEYRRIGRNGKEIYIQASYNPILDLNGKPYKVVKYAADVTEAALARARTERARTLIESVAVGSEEMSASIREISQTMAKSKEAANHAVSRVQSANIQAGRLNAAAHDMEGIVKLIGDITGQINLLALNARIECARAGEAGAAFAVVTGEIRDLADQTKQATTKISHEISSLNAIAGEVVSALNGVRSAIDSVSEFVASSAVAIEEQNVVSADMSSNMQRAAAELAV, from the coding sequence ATGTTCGGACTTTTCAAACAGGGTGAATTGGAGAAGGCCGCCGCCATCGACCGCTCGCAGGCTGTGGTCTCTTTCAAGCTCGACGGGACGATCGAACGCGCGAACGAACACTTCCTCGGCGCCATGGGATACACGCTCACCGAAATTGAAGGCGGACACCACAGCATGTTCGTCGATCCGGCCGAGCGCGATTGCAGCAGTTACCAGGAATTCTGGACACGGCTCAACCGCGGCGAATGCCAGGCCGGGCAATTCCGACGAATTGCCAAGGGCGGCCGGGAAGTATGGATGCTGGCATCCTACAATCCCGTTCTCGACGAAAAGGGGACGCCTTTTGCGGTGGTGACATTCGCCACCGATGTGACCAACCAGAAGCTAGAGGCAATTGATACGTCCGGACAGATCGAGGCGATCGGCAGGTCGCAGGCCGTCATCGAATTCGGCATGGATGGCGCAATCGTCACCGCCAACGAGAACTTCCTCAAGGCGGTGGGATATTCGCTGAGCGAGATCCAGGGCAAGCACCACAACCTGTTCGTGGCGGCCGATGAGCGCAACAGTCCGGCCTATCGCGACTTCTGGGCTCATCTTAACCGTGGCGGATACCAGGCCGGCGAGTATCGGCGCATCGGTCGTAACGGGAAGGAAATCTATATCCAGGCGTCCTACAACCCAATTCTCGACCTCAATGGCAAGCCCTACAAGGTGGTCAAATACGCCGCCGACGTGACGGAAGCGGCTCTCGCCCGTGCGCGCACCGAGCGCGCCCGCACGCTGATCGAGTCTGTTGCAGTCGGCAGCGAGGAAATGAGCGCCTCGATCCGCGAGATTTCGCAAACCATGGCCAAATCAAAGGAGGCTGCAAACCATGCCGTCAGCCGGGTGCAATCGGCCAATATTCAGGCGGGCCGTCTGAACGCTGCGGCACACGACATGGAGGGTATCGTCAAGCTGATCGGAGACATCACTGGTCAGATCAATCTGCTCGCCCTCAATGCAAGGATCGAATGTGCGAGGGCTGGCGAGGCCGGCGCTGCTTTCGCGGTGGTCACGGGCGAGATCAGAGACCTGGCCGACCAGACCAAACAGGCCACCACCAAGATCTCGCACGAGATCAGCTCCTTGAACGCCATCGCCGGAGAGGTCGTCTCTGCCCTGAATGGCGTCCGTTCGGCAATCGATAGCGTCAGCGAATTCGTGGCGAGCAGCGCCGTCGCGATCGAGGAGCAGAATGTGGTGTCCGCTGACATGTCTTCCAACATGCAACGCGCCGCGGCGGAGCTTGCCGTGTGA
- a CDS encoding IS1380 family transposase: protein MTDDTILPFSFPAVHAKKVTAAFDGGRLTSNGGVMLLAMAERRLGLADNLARVFPDRRDPTRVVHSLVDMFRARMFAICCGYEDADDLDHLRSDPAFKLACGRLPDSGRDLCSQPTLSRLENAPRLRDVIRLTYTLVDAWMDSYPREPASVTLDIDDTCDVVHGHQQLSLFNAHYDERCFLPIHVYDTEKSRPVAVVLRPGKTPGGVEVRAHLRRLIRHIRTRWHKTRITFRGDGHYARPEAMTWCENNGIDYIFGLSGTKPLARKVDEVADDVRTRRAIENLPVLRGYTETRHKAKSWDHERRTVARIEATMLGLDIRFVVTSLDVGSAEWIYDSLYCARGQAENLIKLHKTQLASDRTSCRSALANQVRLVLHTAAYWLMLTVRGAIPKVRELATAEFATLRLRLLKIAARVIETASRIRLAFAAACPEADLFRSLPGALLPLGP, encoded by the coding sequence ATGACCGATGATACGATTCTGCCCTTCTCGTTTCCAGCCGTTCACGCCAAGAAAGTCACAGCTGCCTTCGATGGTGGACGCCTAACCTCGAATGGGGGCGTGATGCTTCTGGCGATGGCCGAGCGGCGTCTCGGTTTGGCCGACAATTTGGCCCGGGTGTTCCCGGATCGGCGCGATCCGACGCGGGTCGTGCACAGCCTTGTCGATATGTTCCGCGCGCGCATGTTCGCGATCTGCTGCGGCTACGAGGACGCCGACGACCTCGATCATCTGCGGTCCGATCCCGCATTCAAGCTGGCCTGCGGACGGCTGCCGGACAGCGGTCGCGATCTGTGTTCCCAACCGACGCTGTCGCGCCTGGAGAATGCTCCGCGCCTGCGCGACGTGATCCGACTGACCTACACTTTGGTCGACGCATGGATGGATAGCTACCCGCGCGAGCCGGCATCCGTCACGCTCGACATCGATGATACCTGCGATGTCGTCCACGGCCATCAGCAGCTCTCGCTGTTCAACGCTCATTATGACGAACGCTGCTTCCTGCCGATCCACGTCTACGACACGGAGAAGAGCCGGCCCGTGGCGGTCGTGCTGCGGCCCGGCAAGACGCCGGGCGGCGTCGAGGTGCGTGCCCATCTGCGCCGCCTGATACGGCATATCCGGACGCGGTGGCACAAGACGCGAATTACGTTCCGTGGCGACGGGCACTATGCTCGGCCGGAGGCCATGACGTGGTGCGAGAACAACGGCATCGACTACATCTTCGGTCTGTCCGGTACCAAGCCTCTCGCCAGAAAAGTCGACGAGGTCGCCGACGACGTTCGCACGCGACGCGCCATCGAGAACCTGCCTGTTCTGCGCGGCTATACCGAGACGCGCCACAAGGCAAAGTCCTGGGATCACGAACGGCGCACTGTCGCCCGTATTGAGGCGACGATGCTCGGCCTCGACATCCGCTTCGTCGTCACCAGCCTCGATGTCGGCTCGGCCGAGTGGATCTACGACAGCCTGTATTGCGCGCGCGGCCAAGCCGAAAATCTGATCAAGCTGCATAAGACGCAGCTCGCCTCCGATCGCACCAGTTGCCGTTCGGCGCTCGCCAACCAGGTCCGTCTCGTTCTCCACACCGCCGCTTATTGGTTGATGCTTACCGTGCGCGGCGCCATTCCCAAAGTCCGGGAATTGGCCACTGCCGAGTTCGCGACGCTGCGTCTTCGTCTCTTGAAAATCGCAGCCCGGGTCATCGAAACCGCGAGCCGCATTCGCCTTGCGTTCGCCGCGGCATGCCCCGAAGCCGACCTCTTCCGCAGCTTGCCCGGCGCGCTGCTCCCGCTCGGTCCGTAA
- a CDS encoding IS110 family transposase, whose amino-acid sequence MNYFAGLDVSLKRTAICIVDQDGNIVREGVTDTEPEALISWLRNTRFALQRVGLEAGQCSSWLHKGLSEGGLPVICVETRHAKSVMQAQTIKTDRNDARALAQMMRTGWFKAVHIKSEDSQKLRALMGSRRCLLDKQRDLNNHIRAALRTFGFKVGLIGQSRFEERVRELIVADGDLQALVVPLLEARRMLGEQARVLTRLIGRLVRNDAICRRFMTVPGVGPLTALAFKTTIDNPGRFRKSRHVGVHLGLTPGKYASGEVDYNGRITRCGDAFAREHLFEAAHSLMVNTRRWCSLKAWGIRIAKRSSMKNALVAVARKISVILHRMWCDGSDFRWERSEATAAA is encoded by the coding sequence ATGAATTACTTCGCTGGACTCGACGTCTCTCTCAAGCGCACCGCGATCTGCATCGTTGATCAAGATGGAAATATCGTCCGGGAAGGAGTGACGGATACCGAGCCCGAGGCGCTAATTTCCTGGCTGAGAAATACCCGCTTCGCTTTGCAGCGCGTTGGGCTGGAAGCCGGTCAATGTTCTTCCTGGCTGCACAAGGGTCTTTCGGAAGGCGGATTGCCGGTCATTTGTGTTGAGACCCGGCACGCAAAGAGCGTGATGCAAGCTCAAACTATCAAGACGGACCGCAACGATGCTCGCGCGCTCGCGCAAATGATGCGAACAGGATGGTTTAAGGCGGTTCACATCAAATCAGAAGACAGCCAAAAGCTACGAGCATTGATGGGCAGTCGTCGGTGCCTGCTCGACAAGCAACGCGACCTCAACAATCATATTCGGGCGGCACTTCGAACCTTCGGGTTCAAAGTGGGCCTTATCGGCCAAAGCCGCTTTGAAGAACGTGTACGCGAGCTGATCGTGGCTGACGGAGATTTACAGGCTCTCGTCGTTCCATTGCTCGAGGCCCGACGCATGCTCGGCGAGCAGGCACGCGTGTTGACGCGCCTGATTGGGCGCCTGGTTCGGAACGATGCTATTTGCCGCCGGTTCATGACGGTTCCTGGCGTTGGCCCCCTGACAGCTTTGGCATTCAAGACGACCATCGACAACCCAGGCCGCTTCCGTAAATCACGGCATGTTGGCGTCCATCTTGGACTGACCCCAGGCAAATACGCATCCGGAGAGGTCGATTACAACGGGCGCATCACCCGATGCGGCGATGCCTTCGCTCGAGAGCATCTCTTTGAAGCCGCGCACTCATTGATGGTCAACACCAGACGTTGGTGCTCGCTAAAGGCATGGGGAATCCGCATCGCCAAGCGCAGCTCCATGAAAAATGCGCTGGTCGCGGTGGCTCGCAAGATATCCGTCATCCTGCACCGTATGTGGTGCGACGGCAGCGACTTCCGGTGGGAGAGATCGGAGGCCACAGCGGCAGCCTGA
- a CDS encoding M35 family metallo-endopeptidase: protein MNPYPDDAHIINIDSYINDNPLSVINPAGTNRVEVRGTPQLLHNYEDTVARDHERANSFVRITTQKLEAYLDPRMQEDVEQEVRPALSRYFGVAGTSRQDLADIREILASYRKVATYLNRYKPITQGQRFKAWFVDAPLYRIRPRSNDATLAYVRAGPVTWPEWRIVPRSLRSRSVSSGWSGLGLFLAGGMAFERGSASFHSSGSVEELRVEHAGALAAIFFGTLTMGVIGGSYAMNHIRRLLPDSGINLHERHFANSDRLRSATVVHEATHLVLGTDDHAYHDEPSFPRLSTTQYMTNADSYGLFAEEVSRR, encoded by the coding sequence ATGAATCCTTATCCCGATGACGCCCACATCATCAATATCGACAGCTATATCAATGATAACCCGCTTTCGGTGATCAATCCCGCAGGCACCAACAGGGTCGAGGTACGCGGTACGCCTCAGCTATTGCACAACTACGAAGACACTGTTGCAAGAGACCATGAACGGGCGAATAGCTTCGTCCGCATCACCACCCAGAAGCTAGAAGCCTACTTGGATCCCCGCATGCAAGAAGACGTCGAGCAAGAGGTGAGACCGGCCTTGAGCAGATATTTTGGTGTCGCGGGCACTAGCAGACAGGACCTCGCCGACATCCGGGAAATCCTCGCAAGCTATAGGAAGGTGGCCACCTATCTCAATCGCTACAAGCCAATAACACAAGGGCAGCGTTTCAAAGCGTGGTTCGTCGACGCTCCTCTGTACCGGATTCGGCCGAGATCCAACGACGCCACGCTTGCTTATGTCAGGGCCGGCCCAGTGACCTGGCCGGAGTGGCGTATCGTTCCAAGATCGTTGCGGTCCCGCTCGGTGAGCTCGGGATGGTCTGGTTTGGGTCTGTTTCTGGCAGGAGGGATGGCGTTCGAGCGTGGCTCGGCGTCGTTCCATAGCAGTGGGTCAGTTGAGGAACTGCGCGTAGAGCATGCCGGAGCACTAGCTGCGATATTCTTCGGCACCCTCACCATGGGAGTGATTGGTGGATCTTATGCCATGAATCACATCCGGCGCTTGCTCCCCGACAGCGGGATCAATCTGCATGAACGGCACTTCGCCAATTCCGACCGCCTCCGATCCGCAACCGTTGTGCATGAGGCAACACATCTGGTTTTGGGCACTGACGACCATGCCTATCACGACGAGCCAAGCTTCCCTCGCCTATCGACAACCCAATACATGACCAACGCCGATAGTTACGGCCTGTTCGCCGAAGAGGTCAGCCGCCGATGA
- a CDS encoding tetratricopeptide repeat protein — MPSVGMSAPSWQDRVRTAQELIAAGRIEEAEALLEEVPVTSDPDTLNARATLALARRQTEFAFDMLAEAATIYPEHASLITNLGIAHQLLGRAEEAMICLERAVALAPRNGAIKLALARALLSHGNVTDARAMTETVVDNEPGNTRALLQFGAIEFALGHTSSAETVLLRALEIAPDDPDALGHLSALMLERSRFDEALNLAERAHLRAPLDTDGLLHLAYCRAATGRWSQAETTCEKLLAYAPAHVGAREILARVTIAKGEMDRGIAQLTEFVRARKSDHSAAIALVRVLQLVGRFDEALKLVDRVAQALPENEAAKSLQKTLELTLGRFPSPDPTALEPVTRILVPPTTGALEFVALVRLLRRLTSQQDVHVVAEPRYRALLAHLAEPVIIDEPRPGLSATPLQSLLRILSIDAGTIADGVPYLRPDAELFAKWRDALAVFARPLVGILWESSALGLSMEQVAAVIPHSVTSISLMSGAQRHDMKRWRHPIDAGVHIERPAELIAAIANLDAVVGPDSFAVHIAGALGVAGVVFVPCGYPWYWAQAGGKPLWYPSFEVVAQERLGHWSEAIEQGGRKLEALLHASTSGLE, encoded by the coding sequence ATGCCGTCCGTTGGCATGTCCGCTCCGAGCTGGCAGGACCGGGTTAGAACGGCCCAGGAGCTTATTGCCGCCGGCCGTATCGAGGAGGCGGAAGCGCTACTGGAGGAGGTCCCTGTCACAAGCGATCCGGATACGCTCAATGCAAGGGCCACATTGGCGCTTGCGCGGCGACAGACCGAGTTTGCGTTCGATATGCTGGCTGAAGCGGCGACCATTTACCCCGAACACGCGAGCCTCATCACCAATCTCGGTATCGCCCACCAATTGCTCGGCCGCGCTGAGGAGGCGATGATCTGCCTCGAACGCGCGGTTGCTCTCGCCCCGCGCAACGGTGCGATTAAGCTAGCGCTCGCTCGAGCCCTGTTGAGCCACGGCAACGTTACGGATGCCCGCGCGATGACGGAGACCGTTGTCGACAACGAGCCAGGCAATACGCGCGCTCTCCTTCAATTCGGAGCCATCGAGTTCGCCTTAGGCCACACTTCGTCGGCTGAGACTGTCCTGCTTCGTGCGCTCGAGATTGCTCCAGACGATCCTGATGCGCTGGGCCATTTGTCGGCCCTTATGCTCGAACGAAGCCGATTCGACGAGGCGCTCAACCTTGCCGAACGCGCGCATCTGCGCGCCCCACTCGATACAGACGGCCTCTTGCATCTGGCTTATTGCCGCGCCGCAACAGGGCGCTGGTCGCAAGCGGAGACGACCTGCGAGAAGTTACTGGCCTATGCGCCGGCTCATGTTGGTGCCCGCGAAATCTTGGCCCGCGTTACGATTGCCAAGGGTGAAATGGACCGAGGCATTGCGCAACTGACGGAATTCGTTCGCGCTCGAAAATCGGACCACTCCGCCGCGATTGCTCTGGTGCGTGTCCTGCAACTCGTTGGCCGGTTCGATGAAGCCCTCAAGCTTGTCGACCGCGTCGCGCAGGCGCTGCCAGAGAATGAAGCAGCGAAGTCTTTACAGAAAACGCTCGAACTGACGCTCGGTCGCTTCCCGTCACCCGATCCGACCGCCTTAGAGCCTGTGACGCGGATACTCGTCCCCCCGACGACCGGCGCACTCGAGTTCGTGGCGCTCGTTCGCCTCTTGCGCCGGCTGACGAGCCAGCAAGATGTGCATGTGGTCGCGGAGCCACGTTATCGGGCTCTTCTTGCCCACCTCGCTGAGCCGGTGATTATCGACGAGCCGAGACCTGGACTCTCAGCTACGCCGTTGCAATCGCTATTGCGCATTCTGTCGATCGACGCCGGCACCATTGCAGATGGCGTTCCGTACCTGCGTCCCGATGCCGAGCTATTCGCCAAGTGGCGCGATGCTTTGGCCGTGTTCGCAAGGCCGTTGGTAGGAATCTTATGGGAGAGCAGCGCCCTCGGCCTATCGATGGAGCAGGTCGCCGCTGTGATTCCACACTCCGTCACGTCGATCAGTTTGATGAGTGGAGCGCAACGCCACGACATGAAGCGATGGCGTCACCCGATCGATGCCGGTGTGCATATCGAGCGCCCTGCGGAATTGATCGCAGCGATCGCCAATCTCGACGCCGTGGTTGGGCCCGACAGCTTCGCCGTCCATATCGCCGGAGCACTCGGAGTCGCCGGCGTGGTTTTCGTGCCATGCGGTTATCCCTGGTATTGGGCCCAGGCTGGCGGAAAGCCACTGTGGTACCCGTCGTTCGAAGTCGTGGCGCAGGAACGGCTCGGCCATTGGTCTGAGGCGATCGAGCAAGGTGGGCGTAAACTGGAGGCACTGCTGCACGCGTCAACGAGCGGATTGGAGTAA
- a CDS encoding type II toxin-antitoxin system Phd/YefM family antitoxin, with translation MRISVTEAKGQLTDLVRRAEAGDEIILTRHGQSAVQLVPVKSARLDARGRKELLEAIRDSGSAKASPGPNAAGSQDFLYDRNGLPK, from the coding sequence ATGCGCATTTCCGTCACCGAAGCCAAAGGCCAATTGACCGACCTGGTACGCCGGGCAGAAGCGGGCGATGAAATCATTCTGACACGGCATGGTCAGTCGGCTGTGCAACTAGTTCCCGTCAAGAGCGCGCGTCTGGACGCCCGTGGACGCAAGGAACTGCTTGAGGCAATCCGCGATTCTGGCTCCGCCAAGGCTAGCCCGGGACCAAACGCGGCAGGTAGCCAGGATTTTCTTTACGACAGAAACGGTCTGCCCAAATGA
- a CDS encoding type II toxin-antitoxin system VapC family toxin yields MIAVDTSALMAIVLGEPSADACIGVLEAETEVLISAGTVAEALIVAGRRNVDGEMVRLIEGLGLEIITVTPASARRIAKAYERWGRGLHAAGLNFGDCFAYEVATEHSCRLLFVGDDFSKTDVGSVL; encoded by the coding sequence ATGATAGCCGTCGATACGTCGGCGCTTATGGCGATTGTTTTGGGTGAGCCGAGCGCCGATGCATGCATCGGAGTGCTGGAAGCCGAGACCGAAGTGCTGATATCTGCCGGTACCGTGGCGGAAGCTCTCATTGTCGCCGGTCGGCGGAACGTTGATGGCGAGATGGTACGTCTCATCGAGGGCCTTGGTCTGGAAATTATCACGGTCACACCGGCCAGTGCTCGTCGCATTGCGAAAGCTTATGAGCGTTGGGGCAGGGGCTTGCACGCCGCTGGTTTGAATTTTGGCGACTGCTTTGCATATGAGGTCGCAACGGAGCATTCCTGTCGTTTGCTCTTCGTCGGCGACGATTTTTCGAAGACGGATGTGGGCAGTGTGCTGTAG